The proteins below are encoded in one region of Fundidesulfovibrio soli:
- the serS gene encoding serine--tRNA ligase, which produces MLDVRFVRKNIDTVRQALENRQMQLDMGEFVRLDEHRRAVLAEVETLKNERNAASAEVAKRKRSGQDASDLLEGLSALSERIKGLDEQARKADEDSEAFLYSIPNIPHSTTPVGKSEADNPVVRVVGEAPSFDFAPKEHWELGQSLGGIDFDRAAKITGSRFAVLRGWAARMERALVAFMIDLHTREHGYTEVATPYIVNSDSLRGTGQLPKFEQDLFRLDFKDYYLIPTAEVPVTNLHRDETLDEADLPMGYTAYTPCFRSEAGSYGKDTKGLIRQHQFDKVEMVRFCKPEESYEQLELLTSQAEEVLKRLKLPYRVITLCTGDVGFSSAKTYDIEVWLPGQNAYREISSCSNFEDFQARRAGIRFKPKGGKAQLVHTLNGSGLAVGRTMVAILENYQRADGSVAIPEVLVPYMGGLTEIRP; this is translated from the coding sequence ATGCTTGATGTGCGCTTCGTGCGCAAAAATATCGACACCGTCCGCCAGGCCCTGGAGAACCGCCAGATGCAGCTCGACATGGGCGAGTTCGTCCGACTGGACGAACACCGCCGCGCCGTGCTCGCCGAGGTGGAGACCCTGAAGAACGAACGCAACGCCGCCTCAGCCGAGGTGGCCAAGCGAAAGCGTTCCGGCCAGGACGCCTCCGACCTGCTCGAGGGGCTCTCGGCCCTGTCCGAGCGCATCAAGGGGCTGGACGAACAGGCCCGCAAGGCCGACGAGGATTCCGAGGCCTTCCTCTACTCCATCCCGAACATCCCCCACTCCACCACGCCCGTGGGCAAGTCCGAGGCTGACAACCCCGTGGTGCGCGTGGTGGGCGAGGCGCCCTCCTTCGACTTCGCGCCCAAGGAGCACTGGGAGCTGGGGCAGAGCCTGGGCGGCATCGACTTCGACCGCGCCGCCAAGATCACCGGCTCGCGCTTCGCCGTGCTCAGGGGCTGGGCCGCGCGCATGGAGCGCGCCCTGGTGGCCTTCATGATCGACCTGCACACCCGCGAGCACGGCTACACCGAGGTGGCCACGCCCTACATCGTCAACTCGGACAGCCTGCGCGGCACGGGCCAGCTGCCCAAGTTCGAGCAGGACCTCTTCCGCCTGGACTTCAAGGACTACTACCTGATCCCCACGGCCGAGGTCCCGGTGACCAACCTGCACCGCGACGAGACCCTGGACGAGGCCGACCTGCCCATGGGCTACACGGCCTACACGCCCTGCTTCCGCTCCGAGGCAGGGTCCTACGGCAAGGACACCAAGGGCCTCATCCGCCAGCACCAGTTCGACAAGGTGGAGATGGTGCGCTTCTGCAAGCCCGAGGAGTCCTACGAGCAACTGGAGCTTTTGACCTCCCAGGCCGAGGAGGTGCTCAAGCGCCTGAAGCTGCCCTACCGGGTCATCACGCTCTGCACCGGGGACGTGGGCTTCTCCTCCGCCAAGACCTACGACATCGAGGTCTGGCTGCCGGGCCAGAACGCCTACCGCGAGATCTCCTCCTGCTCCAACTTCGAGGACTTCCAGGCCAGGCGCGCGGGCATCCGCTTCAAGCCCAAGGGCGGCAAGGCCCAGCTCGTGCACACCTTGAACGGCTCCGGCCTGGCGGTGGGCCGGACCATGGTGGCCATCCTGGAGAACTACCAGCGCGCCGACGGCTCCGTGGCCATACCCGAGGTACTGGTGCCCTACATGGGCGGCCTCACCGAAATCCGCCCGTGA
- a CDS encoding CinA family protein has translation MQWELRTEMIEWLAGQLLDRGWSLVTAESCTGGLIGSELTNLSGSSEWYLGGVVTYSNALKQSLLGVPGAVLEEHGAVSRETVLAMAEGAASRLGAQCAVAVSGIAGPTGGSEEKPVGTVWVAWVTPDTRDAELFHFDGDRIDIKRQSALAAIAGFSSRMD, from the coding sequence ATGCAGTGGGAATTGAGAACCGAGATGATCGAATGGCTGGCCGGGCAACTGCTGGACCGGGGCTGGAGCCTGGTCACGGCGGAGTCCTGCACGGGGGGGCTCATCGGCAGCGAGTTGACGAACCTTTCAGGCAGCTCCGAGTGGTACCTGGGCGGCGTCGTCACCTACTCCAACGCCCTGAAGCAGAGCCTGCTGGGCGTGCCCGGGGCCGTGTTGGAAGAGCACGGAGCCGTGAGCCGGGAGACCGTGCTGGCCATGGCCGAGGGCGCGGCCTCGCGCCTGGGCGCCCAGTGCGCCGTTGCGGTCTCCGGCATCGCCGGGCCCACGGGCGGCTCGGAGGAGAAGCCGGTGGGCACCGTCTGGGTGGCCTGGGTCACGCCCGACACGCGCGACGCGGAGCTGTTCCACTTCGACGGCGACCGGATAGACATCAAGCGCCAGAGCGCACTCGCGGCCATCGCCGGGTTCAGCTCCCGCATGGATTGA
- a CDS encoding amphi-Trp domain-containing protein, protein MGKDKIKVEGAKAVAEVVAYLEDLTAGMRAGSVCMTVGQDCMTLKPRGVMEFSLKVSQKKDKEKLSLEVEWTRAEDVSLKVGGAEA, encoded by the coding sequence ATGGGCAAGGACAAGATCAAGGTGGAAGGGGCCAAGGCCGTGGCCGAGGTCGTGGCCTACCTGGAGGATCTGACCGCCGGGATGCGGGCCGGGTCCGTGTGCATGACGGTGGGGCAGGACTGCATGACCCTCAAACCACGCGGCGTCATGGAGTTCAGCCTCAAGGTGTCGCAGAAGAAGGACAAGGAGAAGCTCTCGCTGGAAGTGGAGTGGACCCGGGCCGAGGACGTCAGCCTGAAGGTGGGCGGGGCCGAGGCCTGA
- a CDS encoding RsbRD N-terminal domain-containing protein: MNTVETLLAANREAIVQRWQHLILDTYPPETAKLWKKSSDPYHNPVGARIREMAGAVVDYLAAGGDKAALEPVLDHLDELVRVRAVQNFSPSRAAGFLFLLKKVLREGFWQDFVEANAWDQLLAMETRIDGLALASLDLYAKCREKLHEIKYKDLERSQVQLLKRAQLIVGIGEGESAE, translated from the coding sequence ATGAACACAGTCGAGACACTCCTGGCTGCGAACCGGGAGGCAATTGTCCAGCGGTGGCAGCACCTGATTCTGGACACTTATCCGCCGGAGACGGCCAAGCTCTGGAAGAAGAGCTCGGACCCCTACCATAATCCTGTGGGCGCGCGCATCCGGGAGATGGCCGGAGCCGTGGTGGACTATCTGGCCGCCGGCGGCGACAAGGCCGCTCTGGAACCTGTGCTCGACCACCTGGACGAGCTGGTGCGCGTGCGCGCGGTGCAGAACTTCTCCCCATCCCGGGCCGCGGGGTTTTTGTTCCTTCTCAAGAAGGTGCTGCGGGAGGGCTTCTGGCAGGACTTCGTCGAGGCCAACGCCTGGGACCAGCTGCTGGCCATGGAAACCCGCATCGACGGGCTGGCGCTCGCCAGCCTTGATCTCTACGCGAAATGCCGCGAAAAGCTCCATGAAATCAAATACAAGGATCTTGAGCGGTCGCAAGTGCAACTCCTTAAACGCGCCCAACTGATCGTGGGCATCGGCGAGGGCGAGTCGGCCGAGTAG
- the dsrM gene encoding sulfate reduction electron transfer complex DsrMKJOP subunit DsrM: MAGLVTAFLAVVALAAVAALGAGAGMANVFGIAVPYVAVAIFVAGFVKKVIGWASTPQPFSIATTGGQQQSLPWVKQAKFDNPSTPFQTVVRMALEVLCFRSLFRNTKLDNRPEEGRVAYGSDKSLWLFSLMFHYSFLIVLFRHMRFFLEPVPMLVTGVEFVDSILQIAAPTLYLTDVFFVVGVTFLLARRIWDPKVSYISLVSDYFPLFLILAIALSGIYMRYFAKVDVIAIKQLAIGLVSFKPVIPPNIDWSFYMHFFLVCVLWAYFPFSKLMHLGGVFLSPTRNLPNNTRMVRYINPWNDPSIKPHSYADYEDDFREKMIEAGLPVDKEA; encoded by the coding sequence ATGGCTGGACTCGTAACCGCATTTCTGGCCGTCGTGGCGTTGGCTGCGGTGGCGGCCCTTGGGGCCGGGGCGGGCATGGCGAACGTATTTGGGATCGCCGTCCCGTATGTGGCCGTCGCGATTTTCGTGGCGGGATTCGTTAAAAAGGTGATCGGCTGGGCTTCCACGCCCCAGCCCTTCTCCATCGCCACCACCGGCGGCCAGCAACAATCGCTGCCGTGGGTCAAACAGGCGAAGTTCGACAACCCCTCCACCCCGTTCCAGACGGTCGTGCGCATGGCCCTGGAAGTGCTCTGCTTCAGGAGTCTCTTCCGCAACACCAAGCTGGACAACCGCCCCGAAGAGGGCCGGGTGGCCTACGGCTCGGACAAGTCCCTCTGGCTGTTCTCGCTCATGTTCCACTACAGCTTCCTGATCGTGCTCTTCAGGCACATGCGCTTCTTCCTGGAGCCCGTGCCCATGCTGGTCACCGGCGTGGAGTTCGTCGACTCCATCCTGCAGATCGCGGCCCCCACCCTCTACCTGACCGACGTGTTCTTCGTGGTGGGCGTCACCTTCCTGCTGGCCAGGCGCATCTGGGACCCCAAGGTCAGCTACATCTCCCTGGTCTCCGACTACTTCCCCCTGTTCCTTATCCTGGCCATCGCCCTGTCCGGCATCTACATGCGCTACTTCGCCAAAGTGGACGTGATCGCCATCAAGCAGTTGGCCATCGGCCTGGTGAGCTTCAAGCCGGTGATTCCGCCGAACATCGACTGGTCGTTCTACATGCACTTCTTCCTGGTGTGCGTGCTGTGGGCCTACTTCCCCTTCTCCAAGCTCATGCACCTGGGCGGCGTCTTCCTGAGCCCCACCCGGAACCTGCCCAACAACACCCGCATGGTTCGCTACATCAACCCCTGGAACGATCCCTCCATCAAGCCGCACAGCTACGCGGACTACGAGGACGACTTCCGCGAGAAGATGATCGAGGCCGGCCTGCCGGTGGACAAGGAAGCCTAA
- the dsrK gene encoding sulfate reduction electron transfer complex DsrMKJOP subunit DsrK codes for MSKMAPPEEVMKVDYSTPAEPWMDVKPEFKLGNYSYPGKPDVLKYLGLPNPREWDPTQEDWKLPPDWREIVTDGFRELLKKYRSLKVFMDVCVRCGACADKCHFYIGSGDPKNMPVLRAELLRSIYRGEFSVAAKILGKLSGSRKLEEDVIKEWFMYFYQCTQCRRCSLYCPYGIDTAEITFLARDLMNRIGVNINWILEPVANCNRTGNHLGIQPHAFKDMMDFLVDDIETITGRRVEPSFHRKGAEILFITPSGDIFAEPGIYTFMGYLLLFDYLDLDVTWSTYASEGGNFGSFTNDKWMKKLNAKMYHEAKRLGVKYIIGGECGHMWRVLNQFMDTMNGPADFLEVPKSPITGTVFNNAKSTKMIHLVEFTADLIKNGKLKLDKSRNAGITATWHDSCNTSRGMGFFDEPRYVLENVVEKFVDMPAQTIREQTFCCGGGAGLNNGEFTEMRLRGGLPRGNALRYVQEKFGVNTMSCICAIDRATLPGLADYWAPGVQVTGLHELVGNALVFEGEEERTMNLRQEDLPGVEGSEEDE; via the coding sequence ATGTCGAAGATGGCGCCGCCTGAAGAAGTAATGAAAGTCGACTATTCCACGCCGGCTGAGCCGTGGATGGACGTCAAGCCTGAGTTCAAGCTCGGAAACTACTCTTACCCCGGCAAGCCGGATGTGCTCAAATATCTGGGCCTTCCCAACCCCAGGGAATGGGACCCCACCCAGGAAGACTGGAAGCTTCCGCCCGACTGGCGCGAGATCGTCACCGACGGCTTCCGCGAGCTTCTGAAGAAGTACCGGTCGCTGAAGGTGTTCATGGACGTGTGCGTGCGCTGCGGCGCCTGCGCCGACAAGTGCCACTTCTACATCGGCTCCGGCGACCCCAAGAACATGCCGGTGCTGCGCGCCGAGCTGCTGCGCTCCATCTACCGCGGTGAGTTCAGTGTGGCCGCCAAGATCCTGGGCAAGCTGTCCGGCTCGCGCAAGCTGGAAGAAGACGTGATCAAAGAATGGTTCATGTACTTCTACCAGTGCACCCAGTGCCGCCGCTGCTCGCTGTACTGCCCCTACGGCATCGACACCGCCGAGATCACCTTCCTGGCGCGCGACCTGATGAACCGCATCGGCGTGAACATCAACTGGATCCTGGAGCCGGTGGCCAACTGCAACCGCACCGGCAACCACCTGGGCATCCAGCCCCACGCCTTCAAGGACATGATGGACTTCCTGGTGGACGACATCGAGACCATCACCGGTCGCCGCGTCGAACCCAGCTTCCACCGCAAGGGCGCCGAGATCCTGTTCATCACGCCCTCCGGCGACATCTTCGCCGAGCCCGGCATTTACACCTTCATGGGCTACCTGCTGCTCTTCGACTACCTGGACCTTGACGTGACCTGGTCCACGTACGCCTCCGAGGGCGGCAACTTCGGCTCCTTCACCAACGACAAGTGGATGAAGAAGTTGAACGCCAAGATGTACCACGAGGCCAAGCGCCTGGGCGTCAAGTACATCATCGGCGGCGAGTGCGGCCACATGTGGCGCGTGCTCAACCAGTTCATGGACACCATGAACGGCCCGGCCGACTTCCTGGAAGTGCCCAAGAGCCCCATCACCGGCACGGTGTTCAACAACGCCAAGTCCACCAAGATGATCCACCTGGTGGAGTTCACCGCCGACCTGATCAAGAACGGCAAGCTCAAGCTGGACAAGAGCCGCAACGCGGGCATCACCGCCACTTGGCACGACTCCTGTAACACCTCCCGCGGCATGGGCTTCTTCGACGAGCCCCGCTACGTGCTGGAGAACGTTGTGGAGAAGTTCGTGGACATGCCCGCCCAGACCATCCGCGAGCAGACCTTCTGCTGCGGCGGCGGCGCGGGCCTGAACAACGGCGAGTTCACCGAGATGCGCCTGCGCGGCGGCCTGCCCCGCGGCAACGCCCTGCGCTACGTGCAGGAGAAGTTCGGCGTGAACACCATGAGCTGCATCTGCGCCATCGACCGCGCCACGCTGCCCGGCCTGGCCGACTACTGGGCTCCCGGAGTCCAGGTCACCGGCCTGCACGAGCTGGTGGGCAACGCCCTCGTCTTCGAAGGAGAGGAAGAGCGCACCATGAACCTGCGCCAGGAGGACCTGCCCGGTGTCGAAGGTTCCGAGGAGGATGAATAA
- the dsrJ gene encoding sulfate reduction electron transfer complex DsrMKJOP subunit DsrJ, giving the protein MYNGKYIIPGLIVFLALVLFPFIKGIGLEPLKVETEKPKNSKECVLKTEKMRDVHMVLLNEWRDDVIRNGKRVFTNESGKQFNMSLTNTCMGCHENKDKFCDKCHVEVGVNPYCWTCHNTSPLKKEGEK; this is encoded by the coding sequence ATGTACAACGGTAAATACATCATCCCGGGCCTGATCGTCTTCCTGGCCCTGGTGCTGTTCCCCTTCATCAAGGGCATCGGGCTTGAGCCCCTCAAGGTGGAGACCGAGAAGCCCAAGAACTCCAAGGAGTGCGTCCTCAAGACCGAGAAGATGCGCGACGTGCACATGGTTCTGCTGAACGAGTGGCGCGACGACGTGATCCGCAACGGCAAGAGGGTCTTCACCAACGAGTCCGGCAAGCAGTTCAACATGAGCCTCACCAACACCTGCATGGGCTGCCACGAGAACAAGGACAAGTTCTGCGACAAGTGCCACGTTGAGGTGGGCGTGAATCCCTACTGCTGGACCTGCCACAACACCTCGCCGCTGAAGAAAGAGGGGGAGAAATAA
- the dsrO gene encoding sulfate reduction electron transfer complex DsrMKJOP subunit DsrO: MQRSRRDFLKLAGVSALGLSAGTLGFLGEGAQAADALPTATDFAKPAKAKQWGMVIDTAKFDDALHKKCIDACHNYHNVPKIEGKQEIKWLWTEEFHGAFPTERPAFLADAQEHRKYLLLCNHCANPACTRVCPTKATFKNDEGLVMMDYHRCIGCRYCMAGCPYGARSFNFRDPGEFIAKDKLNLQYPHRTRGVVEKCTFCVEMLAQGKQPLCVQASGGAMVFGDLEDPKSEIRKVLKEKYAIRRNPSAGTEPSVFYIL, encoded by the coding sequence ATGCAGCGCTCCAGACGCGACTTCCTGAAGCTGGCCGGTGTTTCGGCCCTGGGGCTTTCGGCCGGAACTCTGGGATTCCTCGGCGAGGGAGCCCAGGCAGCCGACGCCCTCCCCACCGCCACGGACTTCGCCAAGCCCGCCAAGGCCAAGCAGTGGGGCATGGTCATCGACACCGCCAAGTTCGACGACGCCCTGCACAAGAAATGCATCGACGCTTGCCACAACTACCACAACGTGCCGAAGATCGAAGGCAAGCAGGAAATCAAGTGGCTTTGGACGGAAGAATTCCACGGAGCCTTCCCGACCGAGCGCCCGGCCTTCCTGGCCGACGCTCAGGAACACCGCAAGTACCTGTTGCTGTGCAACCACTGCGCCAACCCCGCCTGCACCCGCGTGTGCCCCACCAAGGCCACCTTCAAGAACGACGAAGGCCTGGTCATGATGGACTACCACCGCTGCATCGGCTGCCGCTACTGCATGGCCGGCTGCCCCTACGGCGCCCGCAGCTTCAACTTCCGCGATCCCGGTGAGTTCATCGCCAAGGACAAGCTGAACCTCCAGTACCCCCATCGCACCCGAGGCGTGGTGGAGAAGTGCACCTTCTGCGTGGAGATGCTGGCCCAGGGCAAACAGCCCCTGTGCGTTCAGGCATCCGGCGGAGCCATGGTCTTCGGTGATCTGGAGGACCCCAAGTCCGAGATCAGGAAGGTGTTGAAAGAGAAGTACGCCATCAGACGCAACCCCAGCGCCGGCACCGAGCCGAGCGTCTTCTACATTCTCTAG
- the dsrP gene encoding sulfate reduction electron transfer complex DsrMKJOP subunit DsrP has protein sequence MIEKALKGSPRYFGALMVFLAVMGIGGGFYLIQLNNGLLITGLSRDVSWGFYIAQFTYMVGVAASAVMLVLPYYFHHYKAYSKMIIMGEFLAIAAVIMCLGFIVIDIGQPQRMLNVLINSTPRSVLFWDMVVLNGYLILNAVIGWTSLMAYWKRVSPPTWVKPLVYTSIIWAFSIHTVTAFLYAGLPGRHFWLTAILAARFLSSAFCSGPAILLLLTLLAKRLTGFDPGKEAVKTLSTTITYAMCVNVFFFFLEVFTAFYSNMPGHMDPILFLFSGFEGHTYMTPFMWTASFLAIASLVLLIPYKWRYNPDVLVPALIMLVIGTWIDKGMGLIAAGFTPNPFEKVTEYLPTGPEIMIALMVYALGGLVLTILWKIALEVRAEVEGSL, from the coding sequence ATGATTGAAAAAGCCCTCAAGGGAAGCCCCCGCTACTTCGGTGCGCTGATGGTGTTTCTGGCCGTCATGGGCATCGGCGGCGGATTTTACCTCATACAGCTCAACAACGGCCTGCTGATCACCGGCCTGTCGCGCGACGTGTCCTGGGGATTCTACATCGCCCAGTTCACCTACATGGTCGGCGTCGCGGCCTCCGCGGTCATGCTGGTGCTGCCGTATTACTTCCACCACTACAAAGCCTACTCCAAGATGATCATCATGGGCGAGTTCCTCGCCATCGCGGCGGTCATCATGTGCCTGGGCTTCATCGTCATCGACATCGGCCAGCCGCAGCGCATGCTCAACGTGCTGATCAACTCCACCCCGCGTTCCGTGCTCTTCTGGGACATGGTGGTGCTGAACGGCTACCTGATCCTCAACGCCGTCATCGGCTGGACCAGCCTGATGGCCTACTGGAAGCGCGTGTCGCCGCCCACGTGGGTGAAGCCCCTTGTGTACACCTCGATCATCTGGGCCTTCTCCATCCACACGGTCACGGCCTTCCTGTACGCGGGCCTTCCGGGCCGCCACTTCTGGCTCACCGCCATCCTGGCCGCCCGCTTCCTGTCCTCGGCGTTCTGCTCCGGCCCCGCGATCCTGCTGCTGCTGACGCTGCTGGCCAAGCGCCTTACCGGGTTCGACCCCGGCAAGGAGGCCGTGAAGACCCTCTCCACCACCATCACCTACGCCATGTGCGTGAACGTGTTCTTCTTCTTCCTGGAAGTGTTCACGGCGTTCTACTCCAACATGCCCGGCCACATGGACCCGATCCTGTTCCTGTTCTCGGGCTTCGAGGGCCACACCTACATGACCCCGTTCATGTGGACGGCCTCCTTCCTGGCCATCGCCTCGCTGGTGCTGCTGATCCCCTACAAGTGGCGCTACAACCCCGACGTGCTGGTGCCCGCCCTGATCATGCTGGTCATCGGCACCTGGATCGACAAGGGCATGGGCCTCATCGCCGCCGGTTTCACCCCCAACCCCTTCGAGAAGGTCACCGAATACCTGCCCACCGGGCCGGAAATCATGATCGCCCTGATGGTTTACGCCCTGGGCGGCCTCGTGCTGACCATCCTCTGGAAGATCGCCCTGGAAGTCCGGGCCGAGGTGGAAGGCAGCCTGTAG
- a CDS encoding PAS domain-containing sensor histidine kinase: MLLFADSPDILRWVSTLKGWFYVIIISGMLWVLLKSFEKQYAVQAAALAESESRYRSVIENIPDVYYRTDAAGNLIMLSPSVLPLLRYDTLEQLLGRPNSSFWERPEQREAFLQLIQRHGEVRDYEVSLVRSDGIPVVVSTSSKLYRDCTGAVAGIEGIFRDISSRKQAERSLNDSAARLSRAELVAGTGNWEIDLSTRIVTSSEGARTIYGMTTGEMTLEAVQSLPLPEYRTMLDDAMRDLVTNGKPYNVEFKIKRPDDGAILDIHSMANYDPDSRMVFGIIQDITSRKHIEDSLREALAFNENIFAYSPVAIGVFDGYTGHCVRANPVLAGITALDIGSLGSRDFRDVESWMSSGLLDLAERVLADGVSRRAELNMSGSGSELRLDCTLARMEAKESGFLLLIAADITERRRLQEMMVQTEKMISVAGLAAGMAHEINNPLSGILQNVQVMRRRLTQESAVNAEAAREAGCSFESIARFMESRGILDSLDSVRDAGFRAAHVVTGMLDFSRRSESDNAPADMGALLDKTLALCSTDYDLKKKFDFRNIRIVREYDPELPDVPCSKTQIQQVVMNLLSNAAHSLMGRPSPTITLRTAHENDAARIEVEDNGSGMDEATRRKVFEPFFTTKPVGEGTGLGLSVSYFIITSNHGGTLDVTSTPGQGSRFTIRLPYRSGSVAAARRSARAHA; the protein is encoded by the coding sequence ATGCTGCTCTTTGCTGATTCCCCGGATATCCTCCGCTGGGTGAGCACCCTCAAGGGCTGGTTCTACGTCATCATCATCTCCGGCATGCTCTGGGTGCTGCTCAAAAGCTTCGAGAAGCAGTACGCCGTCCAGGCCGCCGCCCTGGCCGAAAGCGAATCACGCTACCGCTCCGTCATCGAGAACATCCCGGACGTGTACTACCGCACCGACGCGGCAGGGAACCTGATCATGCTCAGCCCCTCCGTGCTGCCGCTGCTTCGCTACGACACGCTCGAGCAACTGCTCGGGCGGCCCAACTCCAGTTTCTGGGAACGCCCCGAGCAGCGCGAGGCTTTCCTGCAACTCATCCAGCGGCATGGTGAGGTGCGCGACTACGAGGTCTCTCTCGTGCGCAGCGACGGCATCCCGGTGGTGGTCTCGACCAGCAGCAAGCTCTACCGCGACTGCACCGGGGCGGTGGCCGGCATCGAAGGCATCTTCCGTGACATCTCCTCACGCAAGCAGGCCGAACGGTCCCTCAACGACAGCGCGGCCAGGCTCAGCCGGGCCGAGTTGGTGGCAGGCACCGGCAACTGGGAGATCGACCTGAGCACCCGCATTGTGACCTCTTCCGAGGGCGCACGCACAATCTACGGCATGACGACGGGCGAAATGACCCTGGAAGCCGTGCAGAGCCTGCCCTTGCCAGAATACCGCACCATGCTGGACGACGCGATGCGCGACCTTGTCACCAACGGTAAGCCGTACAACGTCGAGTTCAAGATCAAGCGACCTGACGACGGCGCCATCCTGGACATCCACTCCATGGCCAACTACGACCCGGACAGCCGGATGGTGTTCGGCATCATCCAGGACATAACGAGCCGCAAGCACATCGAGGATTCGCTGCGTGAGGCCCTGGCCTTCAACGAGAACATCTTCGCCTACTCCCCGGTGGCCATAGGCGTCTTCGACGGGTATACGGGGCACTGCGTCAGGGCCAACCCTGTGCTTGCGGGGATCACCGCCCTCGATATTGGCTCCCTTGGCTCCCGGGACTTCCGCGATGTCGAATCCTGGATGAGCAGCGGGCTCTTGGACCTGGCCGAGCGCGTGCTGGCCGACGGCGTCTCACGGCGCGCCGAGCTGAACATGTCAGGCAGCGGCAGCGAACTCCGGCTGGACTGCACGCTGGCCCGCATGGAAGCCAAGGAGAGCGGTTTTCTGCTGCTGATCGCGGCCGACATCACCGAGCGCCGCCGCCTGCAGGAGATGATGGTCCAGACCGAGAAGATGATCTCGGTGGCCGGACTCGCCGCCGGTATGGCCCACGAAATCAACAACCCCTTGAGCGGCATCCTGCAGAACGTGCAGGTCATGCGCAGGCGTCTGACGCAGGAGTCGGCCGTCAATGCCGAGGCCGCCCGGGAGGCCGGGTGCAGCTTTGAGAGCATCGCCCGCTTCATGGAGTCCAGGGGCATCCTGGACAGCCTGGACAGCGTGCGCGACGCCGGTTTCCGTGCGGCCCACGTGGTCACAGGCATGCTCGACTTCAGCAGGCGCAGCGAGTCGGACAACGCACCGGCCGACATGGGAGCCCTCCTGGACAAGACCCTGGCCCTGTGCTCCACGGACTACGACCTGAAGAAGAAATTCGACTTCCGGAACATCCGCATCGTCCGCGAGTACGATCCCGAACTGCCCGATGTTCCCTGCTCCAAGACCCAGATCCAGCAGGTGGTCATGAACCTCCTGAGCAATGCTGCGCATTCGCTCATGGGCAGGCCTTCGCCCACCATCACCCTGCGCACGGCGCACGAGAACGACGCGGCCCGCATCGAAGTCGAGGACAACGGCTCGGGCATGGACGAGGCCACGCGTCGCAAGGTATTCGAGCCGTTCTTCACCACCAAGCCCGTTGGCGAGGGCACCGGCCTGGGCCTCTCGGTCTCCTATTTCATCATCACCAGCAATCACGGCGGCACCCTGGACGTCACGTCCACGCCTGGCCAGGGCTCCCGCTTCACCATCCGCCTGCCCTACAGGTCGGGCTCCGTCGCCGCCGCCAGGCGCAGCGCCCGGGCGCACGCCTAG